CGGCATTCCGGGGCCGAAGACGCTCAAGGACGGCGACATCGTCAATATCGACGTGACGCCCCTGCTCGATGGCTGGCACGGCGACACCAGCCGCATGTACCTCGTCGGCGACGTTCCGTTGAAGGCGCGCCGCCTGGTCGACGTCACCTATGAATGCCTGATGATCGGCATCGAGATGGCGAAGCCCGGCAATACGATGGGCGATATCGGCCACGCCATTCAGCGCCATGCCGAAAAGCATCGCTACGGCGTCGTGCGCGATTTCTGCGGCCACGGCCTTGGCCGCGTGTTCCACGACGCGCCCGAAGTCGTCCATGTCGGCCGCCCCGGCACTGGCCCAGAGCTGCGTCCCGGCATGTTTTTCACGATCGAACCGATGATCAACATCGGCCGCCCCGATGTGAAGCTGCTCGACGATGGCTGGACGGCGGTAACCCGCGACCGTTCGCTCTCGGCGCAGTTCGAACATTCGATCGGCATCACCGAGACCGGCTGCGAAATCTTCACGCAATCGCCCACCGGCCGCCACAACCCGCCCTACGCCTGACATGGCGGACGGCAAGTTCGAACGTCACCGCCAGCCCTGGCGGCAGGACGAGATCCAGAAGCTGCACACGCTGGCGAAGAAGGGCATGGCGCTCAAGGCCATCGCCAAGGCGCTGACCCGCAGCGAGGAATCGGTCAAGGACCGCGCCAAGGAAGACGGCCTGTCGATCGCGAAATTGCGTTAGCGCTTCGGCCCAAATCCCCAATCGTCACCCCGGCCTTGTGCCGGGGTCCACTGTGCCGCACATCCGGCGCTTGAGCCTCTCGCTTCGCGCCTGACGCCCGGTGGACCCCGGCACAGGGCCGGGGTGACCAAATTTGGGAAGCGCCGTCCTGAATACCCCCTCCTCCTACGACGCCATCATCCTCGGCGCCGGCGCAGCCGGCCTGATGTGCGCGCTCACCGCAGGCCAGCGCGGCCGCCGCATCCTGCTGATCGACCACGCCGATCAGGTCGGGAAGAAGATCCTGATCTCCGGCGGTGGACGCTGCAATTTCACCAATTTGGGTATAGCCCCCAACCGCTACCTCTCCGCCAACCCGCATTTCGCCAAGTCCGCGCTGCGCCGCTACACCCAGCACGACTTCATCGATCTGGTCGACCGGCACCGCATCGCCTGGCACGAAAAGACATTGGGCCAGCTGTTCTGCGACGGCAGCGCGAAACAGATCGTCGCGATGCTGCTCGACGAATGCGACAAGGGCGGAGTCGAGGTCGCGCTCGGCCACCCGGTCAACGACGTCAGCCACGCCGATGGCAGCTATCGCGTCACCATCGGCGACCGCACCGCCACCGCCCCTGCGCTCGTCATCGCCACCGGCGGCCCGTCGATCCCGAAGATGGGCGCGACCGGCTTCGCCTATGACCTCGCGCGCAAGTTCGGGCTCAAGGTGGTCGAGCCGCGCCCAGCGCTTGTCCCCCTAACGCTCGGCGGCGACGAGGTGCTGTTCCGTGAACTCTCCGGCGTCGCCGCGCCGGTGGCTGCGCGCGCCGGAAAAACCAGTTTCCACGAAGCCGCCCTGTTCACCCATCGCGGCCTGTCCGGCCCGGCGATCCTCCAGATCAGTTCCTATTGGCGCCACGGTCAGCCGGTCGAGATCGACTTCCTCCCTGACCGCGCCCCCGGCTGGCTCACCGACGCCAAGCGCGCCGCCCCGCGCACCACCCTGCGCAAGCTGCTCGGCGACGCCCTGCCCAACCGCCTCGCCGACACGCTCGCCGAGCAACTGGCGCTCGACGGAGAACTCCAGTCCGCCGCCGACAAGCGCCTCGCCGAAGCCGAACGCCGCCTGTCCGCCTGGACCTTCCACCCAAACGGAACCGAGGGCTATGCCAAGGCCGAGGTCACCATCGGCGGGATCAGCACCGCCGACCTCTCCTCGCAAACCATGGAGGCCCGCGCCGTGCCCGGCCTCTACGCGATCGGCGAAGGGGTCGACGTCACCGGTTGGCTCGGCGGCTATAACTTCCAATGGGCATGGTCGAGCGGCTGGGCGGCGGGGCAAGCGATCTGACTGCCCGCCGTTCTGACGCCTTTTCCGACACTTGCCCGATTTCGACCGTTGCCGCTCCCGCCCCCCGCTGCCACAAGGCCCGGCGGGAGGATCGCATGCGTCACACCATCCTGGCCCTCGGCCTGCTGATCGTCACTCCCGCCTTTGCGCAGGACGCGCCGGCCACCCCCCCGACCCAGCTCCCTGCGATTCCGCCCGAAGCTCAGGCCCGCGCCGACGCGCTCCTGATCCGCGCTGCCGAACACCTCATCGCCGGCCGCCGCGCCGATGCCGCACCCTTGGTCCGTGAAGCTCTCACCCTCGCCGGCCCCGCCGACGACGTCCGCGCAGCTGCAAGGACAGACCCAGTTCGAAATCTATTCCCGCTGGCTCGAAGCCCGCAGCACCGCGATGAAGGCGCGCGACTTCGCAACCTTCGCCCGCTGGACGTGGCTGACCGCCGCCTATCGCATGAAGGGCGCAGCGGAGCGCACGACCGCAACCGGCCCGGTCGAGCTCGACGATATCGACGACCTGTTCTTCATGACCTACGGCCTCGTTCTCGCGGGCGAAGAGCAGCGCGCTACGGCCTTCCTCGCACCCTTCATCGCCGCGCCCGACCCTGCCTTCGAAACCGCCTTCGCCAAGGACATGGCGCAGCGCGCGGTCAGCGTTCAGAGCTGGGGCGGGCAGGACAAACCCCGCGCCGCGCGTCTCGTCGCCTTCGCCATCGCCGCCTTCGACCGCCCGGCCGCCCGCGCGCCCGACGCAGTCCGCGACCTCTACCGCGTTCAGGGCGTCATCCTGCGCACCGCCGGAGACTTTGCCGGTGCCCGCGCCGCCTATGCCAAGGCCCGCAAGCCCGGCACCCCGCCCGACGACGCCGAACTCGCCCTGATGTTCGCGATGGGAGACGTCGATGACGGCATCCGCGCCGTCCAGCAACTGGTCGGCGACAGCCCGGGCAGCGCCCTGTCGCGCTCCGCCGCCGACCGGCTGGTCGAGATCGCCGGCCAGACCGGCAGCGGCAACGCCGCCACCATCGCGATCTATGAGCGCGTCTGGCCGGTCTATCTCCGCCTGCTCAAATTCGACGACCTCAAGCTCCAGAATGCCGGATCGATCCTCGCCAACCTCTATATCGAGACCGGCGACCCCGCCCGCGCCGAACCGATCCTGACCGGCCTGCTCGCCAGCGCGGAAAAGCGCTGGGGACCGGAATCGAATGGCGCGTTGATGTACGTCCTCGAACTCGCCGCCTCGGTCGAGGCGCAGAACCGGCTGGCGGAGGCGGAACTGCTCTACCGCCGCATCTGGGCGCTGTCGCTGCGCTACAATAATTACGAGCCGGATGACTCGCGTGAAGCGTTTGAGGGGATCACCCGCACCCTGCTCGCACGCGGGCTGGTCGCTGACGCGCTCGCCTTCACCGCCGATGGCATCGCCCGCGTCCGCGCGGCGGGGGAAGAGATCAATGTGTGGCGGCGCATGTTCTACCTGCTCGCCCGTGCACAGGCGCTGGAGGCATCGGGAGCGCTGGCCGATGCCGAAGCCCATGCGCGCGAGGCGCTCGGCATCGGTGACAGCGACGACAAGATG
The genomic region above belongs to Sphingomonas sp. J315 and contains:
- the map gene encoding type I methionyl aminopeptidase, translated to MTEYVAVTADTNFARDGAIKLYGPDGFTGMRAAGKLAAEILDALVPHVVPGVTTAELDDFVRQRMLDGGAVPATLGYRGYTHSCCISINHVVCHGIPGPKTLKDGDIVNIDVTPLLDGWHGDTSRMYLVGDVPLKARRLVDVTYECLMIGIEMAKPGNTMGDIGHAIQRHAEKHRYGVVRDFCGHGLGRVFHDAPEVVHVGRPGTGPELRPGMFFTIEPMINIGRPDVKLLDDGWTAVTRDRSLSAQFEHSIGITETGCEIFTQSPTGRHNPPYA
- a CDS encoding NAD(P)/FAD-dependent oxidoreductase, yielding MCALTAGQRGRRILLIDHADQVGKKILISGGGRCNFTNLGIAPNRYLSANPHFAKSALRRYTQHDFIDLVDRHRIAWHEKTLGQLFCDGSAKQIVAMLLDECDKGGVEVALGHPVNDVSHADGSYRVTIGDRTATAPALVIATGGPSIPKMGATGFAYDLARKFGLKVVEPRPALVPLTLGGDEVLFRELSGVAAPVAARAGKTSFHEAALFTHRGLSGPAILQISSYWRHGQPVEIDFLPDRAPGWLTDAKRAAPRTTLRKLLGDALPNRLADTLAEQLALDGELQSAADKRLAEAERRLSAWTFHPNGTEGYAKAEVTIGGISTADLSSQTMEARAVPGLYAIGEGVDVTGWLGGYNFQWAWSSGWAAGQAI